The Sulfuricella sp. genome includes the window CTGTTTTCGGCACCCTTGATGTGGATGTCGCCTTGGTCAGCCTTGAGTTGCGAGGCGGTGATGTCTATTACGCCTTGGGCGTCGAGGGTGATGCCTTGTGCGCTCTGGAGGGTGCTGCCGTTCAGGGTGCGGCTTTGTCCGACTGCGTCGAGGCCGTGTTGCGTACCGCTGGGCAGGCCGGTGGCGAAGGCCCAGGTGCGGTTGCTTTCTTTCCGGGTGCGCTCGCTGCTGCTCAGGTCTTCGCTGGCGGTGAGGATGATGTGTTGGCCGGTGAGGTCGATCTTGCCATTGCCGGCGCGAATTTCGCTGCCTTCGATCAGGATCAGGCCTTTGTTCATGTCCTGGGTGTTGTTGAGGTTGGCGGCGAGTACGATGTTTCCTGTCTCGCTGCCGAGGCGGCTGCCGCTGTGGGTGATCTGGTCGAGGGTGTCGCTTGCTTCGTTGCTTTGCTTTTTGTAGCCGCGGGTGCTGAGGCCGGATGTTTTTTCGTCCCTGAGGTGGCTTTCGGTACGGGTATTTTCGGCGGCGGTGAGATGGATGTCGTTGCCGGCCAGGAGGGCGATGGTGTTTAGTGCCTTGATCTGGCCGCCTTCAATGTGAATGTCGTTCCCGGCATCGAGAACGGCGGTCTTGCCTGTGAAGGTGCTGGTCAGGGCGGTGGTTTCATTCAGGGTGTCGCGGGTGGCGACGGTCTTTTTGCTGCCCCAGTTGCCGCGGCTTTGGCTGTAGCTGGCTTCGTCGCGCTGGTCGTTGGCTTCGCCTGCGCTGAGGGTGATGTTGCGCCCGGCAGTGGCGAGCAGTTCGCCCTGCTCGCTGGTGACGCTGGCGGCTTTGGCGTTGAGGTCGTTGCCGGCCGAGAGGCGCAGGTCGCCCTGGGTCTGGATGGTGGTGCCGATGTCGCTGCGGCTGTTTTCTTTGCGATAGTTGCGGCTGTCCCAAGCTAAGTCGTGCTGTTGGGCTTCGCTGACGGTGCCGAGCTTGAGGTTGTTGCCGGCGGCCAGGGTGGTGCTGCCTGCCCCCTCTTCCGCGAGGGGTGAGGGGGAAGCGGCGGCGTTGAGGATGGCGGCGGCGTCGAGATTGAGGTCGCGTCCGGCGGTTGCCATGAGGGTGCCGCCGCTGCCGGTGACGTACAGGCCGGCAACGCGGTCGATATGGGTGCGGCTGCCCTGGGCGTTGGTCTGGGTGCGGGTGGTGGAGAGGACGTTGAGGTCGCGTCCGGCGCTGGCGCTGAGGGTGTGCATGGCCTCTATTGTGCCACCGATGTTGTCGAGGTCGGTGCGGGCCTGGATGCCGAGGTCGTTGCCGCTGATGCGCCCGCCGAGGTTCCTGACATTCTCGGCGCTGAGGCTGACCACGCTACGGCCAGCGATGGTGCCGCTGTTGCTGAGATCGCCGCTGAGATTGAGGCTGACGCTGCTGGCGGCGAGCAGGGCGCCGGAGGTTTGCAGGTCGCCGTCCCGGACGCGCATGTAGAGTTGCGGCACCAGGGCCTGGGTGGTCTGGCCGTTGGGCAGGGTGACGGTTTTTTCCACCAGCCAGACGATGTCGCTGGTGAGTTGCGCCATTTGCCCGGCACTTAATGCGACGCCGGGGCGCAGTTGGTGCGCCTGGGCGTAGGTGACGGCGTTGCCCAGCAGCGCCTGGTATTGGGCTTCGTCGTTGGCGTAGCCGTCGAGGAATCTTCTGCCCGTCAGTTGCGCGACTTGTTCGCGGACCAGCTTTTGTTCGTAGAAGCCGTCGCCAAGGCGTTTATGGGTGATCGCCGGGTCGATTTCCAGGGCGTTGAGCAGGTAGTCCGAACTCAGCCAGGTGCGGTAGCTGGCGAAGCGCGGGTCGGTTTCGATCAGGTAGCCGGCGTTGGGGTTTGGGGCGCTGTTGAACAGGCTGCTCAAGGGCGTGGGGTTGGCGCCTCCAGCGCTCTGGTTGACGCTGGCGATGGCGAGGGTGCCGATGGCGGTGCCGCTGCCGTTGGGCGCGGTATTTTGCTGATAGACGGTGGGGGTCAGCGAGATGCCTGCCACGCTGGGCGCGGGGTTGTAGCCAGTGATCTGGATTTCGGTCCAATCGTTACAGCATCCTCCGGGTTGGTGGTCGATGTAATGGTAGGCCGTGCCCGCCTCGGTGCTTACACGCTCGCCTGCCACTTCGCTATTGGTGAGGCTGCCGAGGTTGCCGGTGAGGGCGCCGCCGGCGATGATGCGGCTTTTGTCGTTGAGGAGGCTATTGGCGCTCAGGTTCATCGCGCCGCCGGACAGAATTTGCGCCGGGTCGGAGCTTTGCACCTGGGTTTCGGTGATGGTGCGGGTGTAGTCGTATTGATAGGAGCGGTTGTAGGCAATCCCCCCGATGACCCATTGGTAAAAACTGTCGCGCACATGGTGCTGGTACACGCTACTGGCCGGATAGCGGGTGCCAGCGCCTTCGCCCTGGAATTCGTTGAAGCTTTGCGAGGAAACCGGTACCACTTGCGTGCTGAAGTGTTCGTTGGTGTTGTTGATCTGGTAAGCGGAGAGAGTCAGGCTGCCCAGGGCCTCTATGGTGGCGCTGGCGTTGTTGAGAGTGGCCGCCTGGCCGGTGGCTTGTTTGTTGGCGTCGAGATTGCCGCCGATGGCCATGTCGCCGGCGCTGAAGATCAGGGCGTGTTCGCGGTTGGTGATGGTTTGCGCGCCGATGTCGAGGCGGTTGCGCGCGGCGATTACCGGGGCTGCGCCGTTTTCGGCGTCGTTGGCGAGGGTGGTGGCACCAATCGAAAGGTGGTCGCCGTAGATGCGCCCGGTGCCGAGGTTGCTGACGGCATTGGCCGTAATCGCCGTCTCCTGGCCGTCGATCAGGCCGCGATTGATCAAGGTGCCGTCCGCGCTGACATGGGTTGTAGTGGCGCTAATTTGGCCTGAAGCGGTATTGTCGATATTGGC containing:
- a CDS encoding filamentous hemagglutinin N-terminal domain-containing protein, which translates into the protein MNKNLYRIIFNKPRGLLMAVAENVGGGGKAAGASDVPGQLASPAILGVLRPVCCSVLLAFGLAASLSDIAQAQVVADPGAPANQQPTVVTSANGTVQVNIQSPSAAGVSRNAYSQFDVNQQGVILNNARTNVQTQLGGWVQGNPWLAAGTARVILNEVNSSNPSQLRGYVEVAGDRAQVVIANPAGISCDGCGFLNANRVTLTTGTPIVNSGNLEGYRVQQGAVTVEGAGMDTSRADYTDIIARSVQVNAGIWANTLKLSAGANEVNAGHTQITPVAASGAAPAYAIDVANLGGMYAGKIFLTGSESGVGVRNSGLIAAAAGDVIVTSDGLLENGGRIASAGDAHLDANGGIVNSGIVYAQGAARIVAQGMIDNKGGDIQAQGNISIDVGTGRVDNTGSLIRSGGALDIRAASVENANTQGADQGIEAQLVDIAAGQINNQSGAIRAAASLALTGSGALENTLGLISSGQTLAILDRDLASKTLAITNTGGTLIAGTSLNVDSATLSGDGDVLSQGDLAVRLSGDYVHTGNLLANGNASLETAGNVTNLAAMQAGNGLAISAANIDNTASGQISATTTHVSADGTLINRGLIDGQETAITANAVSNLGTGRIYGDHLSIGATTLANDAENGAAPVIAARNRLDIGAQTITNREHALIFSAGDMAIGGNLDANKQATGQAATLNNASATIEALGSLTLSAYQINNTNEHFSTQVVPVSSQSFNEFQGEGAGTRYPASSVYQHHVRDSFYQWVIGGIAYNRSYQYDYTRTITETQVQSSDPAQILSGGAMNLSANSLLNDKSRIIAGGALTGNLGSLTNSEVAGERVSTEAGTAYHYIDHQPGGCCNDWTEIQITGYNPAPSVAGISLTPTVYQQNTAPNGSGTAIGTLAIASVNQSAGGANPTPLSSLFNSAPNPNAGYLIETDPRFASYRTWLSSDYLLNALEIDPAITHKRLGDGFYEQKLVREQVAQLTGRRFLDGYANDEAQYQALLGNAVTYAQAHQLRPGVALSAGQMAQLTSDIVWLVEKTVTLPNGQTTQALVPQLYMRVRDGDLQTSGALLAASSVSLNLSGDLSNSGTIAGRSVVSLSAENVRNLGGRISGNDLGIQARTDLDNIGGTIEAMHTLSASAGRDLNVLSTTRTQTNAQGSRTHIDRVAGLYVTGSGGTLMATAGRDLNLDAAAILNAAASPSPLAEEGAGSTTLAAGNNLKLGTVSEAQQHDLAWDSRNYRKENSRSDIGTTIQTQGDLRLSAGNDLNAKAASVTSEQGELLATAGRNITLSAGEANDQRDEASYSQSRGNWGSKKTVATRDTLNETTALTSTFTGKTAVLDAGNDIHIEGGQIKALNTIALLAGNDIHLTAAENTRTESHLRDEKTSGLSTRGYKKQSNEASDTLDQITHSGSRLGSETGNIVLAANLNNTQDMNKGLILIEGSEIRAGNGKIDLTGQHIILTASEDLSSSERTRKESNRTWAFATGLPSGTQHGLDAVGQSRTLNGSTLQSAQGITLDAQGVIDITASQLKADQGDIHIKGAEN